Below is a genomic region from uncultured Erythrobacter sp..
CATGCGCGTGTGTTCGAGCAGTTCCTCGGCATCGTGGCTCGCATCGACGATCTCGATCAGATCGCGCAGCCAGGCGACCTGCCCGTCGGCTTTGTCCGATTGCTTGTAAGCCCAATGCGCGGCCAGCCCGAATTCGTTGCGGCCATGCATCTCGCGGGTGCGGATCTGCACTTCGACCCGCATCGAATTTTCGTACATCAGCGAGGTGTGAAGCGAGCGGTAGCCGTTATTCTTGGGCGTCGAGATATAGTCCTTGAAGCGCCCCGGCAGGAATTGCCACACGGTGTGCAGCACGCCCATCGCGCGGTAACAATCCTCGATCGTTTCGGTGAGCACGCGGAAGGCCATGATGTCGGTGACCTGCTCGAAACTCACATGGCGTTCGGACATTTTCTGCCAGATCGAGAACGGGTGTTTCTCGCGGCCTGTGACTTCAACCTTGAGCCCTGCTTCGGCAAGCGCTTGTTTGATCTTGAGCGCGATCGCATCGACCTGCCCGCCATCCTGTCCGCGCAATTCCCCCAGCCGTTTGGTGATGGTGGAGTAGGCCTCGGGCTCCAGCTCGCGAAAAGCCAGCGCCTGCATCTCGCGCATATATTCATACATGCCCACACGTTCAGCGAGCGGCGCGTAGATATCCATCGTCTCGCGCGCGATCCGCTGGCGCTTTTCCGGCTTCTTGATGAAGTGCAGCGTGCGCATATTGTGCAGCCTGTCCGCCAGCTTGACCAGCAGCACGCGGATATCCTCGGACATCGCCAGCAGGAATTTGCGCAGGTTCTCCGCCGCACGCTCATCCTCGGGCATGGCCTCGATCTTGGAAAGCTTGGTCACACCGTCGACAAGGCTGGCGACTTCGGGACCGAAATGCTTCTCGATATCGTCAATCGTTGCCAGCGTGTCCTCGACCGTGTCGTGGAGCAGCGCAGTGATGATCGTCTGCTCGTCCAGCTGGAGGTCGGTCATCAGGCCCGCAACCTCGACCGGATGCGAGAAATAGGGATCGCCGCTGGCGCGCTTCTGCGTGCCGTGTTTCTGCACCGTATAGACATAGGCGCGGTTAAGCGCAGCCTCGTCGGCATCGGGGTCGTAGCTTTTGACCCGTTCTACAAGTTCATATTGGCGCAGCATCCCGCTGAATATGTGCTGCGCACGCGAAACCGGCAAGCGGTTCTTGCCCCTCCCCTGCGGGAAAGTGCCTAGGACCTTCTGCGCAGGCTGCGTTGAAACCGCTGGAAAGCCGAGTTCGCCTAGTCATGCAGGATGGCCAAACTGTCTCAAGCATCATCTGGCGCCTTAGCCGCCAAACTGTCCTTTGCCGCGCTTGGGTGCGGTTTGACGGCCCTCGCCCTTGCCCTTCATGCCGCAATCAGCCCCTCTTCCGCGCTCCTCGCTGTGGAACCTGCGCTGCTGGTATTGGGCCTTGGAGCGACCGCGCTGGGGCTGCGCGAATTTTCGGTGCGCATGCAGTTTTCCGCGCAGGCCGCTGCCAGCGCTGCGAGCCTGCAGGGGCTGAGGGACAAGGTGCGCTGGCTCAAAATGACAGAGGCGCATGCCAAAGTCGGCCATTGGCGGCTCGATCTGGTAACCAACGAAGTGTTCTGGTCCGACGCCACCTTTGCCATTCACGGATTGAAGCCAGCAGGCACACCGCCGCTTGAAGATGCGATCTCGTTCTACCACCCTGATGACCAGCAAACCGTGCGGGAAAAGATCGAGCGCTCGCGTTCGAGCGGGCAGCCCTACGCTTTCAAGGCGCGGCTGATCGGGGCCGATGGCGTCACCCGCCATGTCGATTCCGGCGCCAGCGTTGTAAGCGCCCCCGACGGCACACCGGCCGCGCTGTTCGGCGTTA
It encodes:
- a CDS encoding bifunctional (p)ppGpp synthetase/guanosine-3',5'-bis(diphosphate) 3'-pyrophosphohydrolase; its protein translation is MLRQYELVERVKSYDPDADEAALNRAYVYTVQKHGTQKRASGDPYFSHPVEVAGLMTDLQLDEQTIITALLHDTVEDTLATIDDIEKHFGPEVASLVDGVTKLSKIEAMPEDERAAENLRKFLLAMSEDIRVLLVKLADRLHNMRTLHFIKKPEKRQRIARETMDIYAPLAERVGMYEYMREMQALAFRELEPEAYSTITKRLGELRGQDGGQVDAIALKIKQALAEAGLKVEVTGREKHPFSIWQKMSERHVSFEQVTDIMAFRVLTETIEDCYRAMGVLHTVWQFLPGRFKDYISTPKNNGYRSLHTSLMYENSMRVEVQIRTREMHGRNEFGLAAHWAYKQSDKADGQVAWLRDLIEIVDASHDAEELLEHTRMAIYQDRIFAFTPKGALFQLPKGSTAVDFAFAVHTDLGLATVGAKINGRHMPLRTRLENGDVVEIIKGGEAEPQLAWLGFVVTGKARAAIRRAVRLKERDEIAEIGSKLFDEIAIRVPARIGKKAIRAAVKRLDMEEPDDLMFAIGSAKLTDREVMEALVPGCTAEFEEEDDWSRRERQISIRGLTPGLAFELAECCHPVPGDRIVGLRRKGSPVLVHAIDCQDLADGVDTDWLDLSWGQRSQGAVGRLNVTLYDRPGTLAEMAGIFAQNKTNVTSLVQTQLDHPFTTYEIDAEVQDLAHLSRILSALRASDAVAQADRM